CGTACGCCATTTGCCGAACTGGCAAAACGCTTTGGTGTTAGCGCTGGCACCATTCACGTGCGCGTAGAGAAGATGAAACAAGCCGGCATCATTACCGGTGCGCAAATTACCGTAAACCCAAAAGCACTGGGTTATGACGTTTGCTGTTTTATTGGCATTAACCTAAAAAGCGCCGGCGATTACCCTTCAGCCCTTGCAAAACTCAACGCTTTAGAAGAAGTCGTTGAAGCTTATTACACCACCGGCAACTACTCAGTTTTTGTAAAGGTAATGTGCCAATCAATCGACGGGCTGCAACATGTATTGATTAATCGGATTCAATCGATTGACGAAATTCAATCAACCGAAACACTGATTAGCCTGCAAAACCCCATTGTACGAGCGGTTAAACCTTAGACAATTTGGTTATACCTTAATCAAAACGAGAGGAAGTCCTGTTTCACAACTAATTACAAATAATTACTCTGTAGTGGTGACTAATGTTAATGGAATGTGCTAAATATGTTACCGAAGCAACAAAGATTGCTATAACACATCCAAAATAAACCAACATTATTCCAATTTTTTGCCGCCCATTATGGAAACTCATTTGAGTGACGGTCGACAATAAATTGATACAGATACAAGGAAGAAGTTGTGAAAACAAAACTCTCTATTGCCATTTCGGCAGCACTTATTTCAAGTGCGACCTATGCCAACTATCAAGGCGCTAAATACGCACCTGAATTACTTTCAGTAGAAAACAATAATCAACCAAGCGTTCGTACTAATAATATTACCGCACCTCAGCGATTCATCGTTGAGCTTGAGTCACCAGCTGTTGCTATGTACCAGGGTGGTATCGACAACTTAGCTGCTACTGCAATAAAAAAACCAACAGACAAAATTAACTTACAAGGTGCCCCAGTAAAAAACTACGCATCTTTCCTTGCACAAGAACAATCTCAATTTGTTAGTCAGTTAAGTCAAGTATCACCAAATTCAAAAGTTGAACGTCAGTTTAAGACGCTATTCAATGGTGTAACCGTTGTCGGACAAGGTTTGTCTGCTGAGAAGTTAGCTTCAATGTCTGGCGTAAAGGCTGTTTACCCAGAAAGAATGTACGAAGTCAGCATGGATGCCTCGCATGACGTGATCAACAGCGAGGCAATCTGGAACACGTTAAATGGTATGGAGAATGCCGGTAAAGGCATGCGTGTAGCAGTAATTGATGGTGGTATCCGTCCCGAAAATCCAATGTTTGGCGACGAAGGTTTTGAAGCACCAACAGGTGATTTGCCAACAGATGACTACTGTGCAACGGTTGATGCAACGTTCTGTAACAACAAGTTAATCGTAGCGCGCTGGTCCCAACCAACCTTCCCAGTGTGTGCCGATGAGTACATGAGTCCACTTGGATTTGGTGGTCACGGTACTCACGTTGCAGGCACCGCAGTAGGTAACAGAGTAGATATTACATACCGTGGTAATGATGTGACTATTGCTGGTGTGGCACCA
This DNA window, taken from Shewanella maritima, encodes the following:
- the asnC gene encoding transcriptional regulator AsnC, producing the protein MDTSFSRDQLDNQILEALMQDARTPFAELAKRFGVSAGTIHVRVEKMKQAGIITGAQITVNPKALGYDVCCFIGINLKSAGDYPSALAKLNALEEVVEAYYTTGNYSVFVKVMCQSIDGLQHVLINRIQSIDEIQSTETLISLQNPIVRAVKP